A stretch of the Actinomycetes bacterium genome encodes the following:
- a CDS encoding glycosyltransferase, with protein sequence MLLQGAVLTVLVSLFLFTLLVGLGLAWESGREWLPYLIREWPASSVGRPSAPVRIGGITMLLGVLSLIAWHVVRKTTQLHLDTPTAVYTVVISSYVLSRFVLAAFYRSPKHAGLEPACAVIVPAYNEGEAVARTIHALMALDYPADKLEVVVVNDGSTDDTWGHMSLAAGTYPDLRLGPCHDSCGADCPPGQCDYCDWRFHDAPRSRIRCIDLGSNQGKRAAMAAGIRATSAEILVFVDSDSVPARCGVRRLVQGFANPRVGAISGLTYVRNATANMLTRMQAARYYVSFQLLKAAESTLGAVACCSGCFAAYRRSAVVGLLDRWEHQRFLGVECTYGDDRALTNMVLRSGWVTRYDARAEAWTDAPDRYRKFFKQQLRWKKSWAREGPILLSHIWRTRTRAGRRPCPSGTPEWRLTLRAARHSSAACSAGRSARSRSPSAPRTTPPTIPPSPSRSAGCCDAPAFGWPSPARPCPGSRESWRSR encoded by the coding sequence ATGCTGCTGCAGGGGGCAGTGCTGACGGTCCTGGTAAGCCTTTTCCTGTTCACGCTCCTGGTCGGCTTGGGCCTGGCCTGGGAGAGCGGCCGGGAGTGGTTGCCGTACCTGATCCGGGAGTGGCCCGCCTCGTCGGTGGGCCGTCCTTCGGCGCCCGTCCGCATCGGCGGCATCACGATGCTGCTCGGGGTGCTGTCGCTGATCGCCTGGCACGTGGTCCGCAAGACCACGCAACTCCATCTCGACACCCCGACCGCGGTGTACACGGTCGTGATCTCGAGCTATGTGCTCTCGCGGTTCGTGCTCGCGGCGTTCTACCGGTCGCCCAAGCACGCCGGCCTCGAGCCGGCCTGCGCCGTGATCGTGCCCGCCTACAACGAGGGGGAAGCCGTGGCCCGCACGATCCATGCGCTCATGGCGCTGGACTACCCAGCCGACAAGCTCGAGGTCGTAGTGGTCAACGACGGGTCGACCGACGACACCTGGGGGCACATGAGCCTGGCCGCCGGTACGTACCCGGACCTGCGCCTCGGGCCATGCCACGACTCGTGCGGAGCCGACTGCCCGCCGGGCCAGTGCGACTACTGTGACTGGCGCTTCCACGACGCCCCGCGCAGCCGGATACGCTGCATCGACCTGGGCTCCAACCAAGGGAAGCGCGCGGCCATGGCGGCCGGGATCAGGGCGACCTCGGCCGAGATCCTCGTGTTCGTCGACTCCGACTCTGTCCCCGCGCGATGTGGGGTGCGCAGGCTCGTGCAGGGCTTCGCGAACCCCAGGGTGGGCGCGATCAGCGGGTTGACCTACGTTCGCAACGCCACCGCCAACATGCTCACCCGCATGCAAGCGGCCCGCTACTACGTCTCCTTCCAGCTGCTCAAGGCGGCCGAGAGCACGCTCGGGGCGGTGGCTTGCTGCTCGGGCTGCTTTGCGGCATACCGCCGGTCGGCGGTGGTCGGGCTCCTCGATCGTTGGGAGCACCAGCGCTTCCTCGGCGTCGAGTGCACCTACGGCGATGACCGGGCGCTCACCAACATGGTGCTGCGCTCGGGCTGGGTCACCCGCTACGACGCCCGTGCTGAGGCCTGGACCGACGCGCCCGACCGCTACCGCAAGTTCTTCAAGCAGCAGCTGCGCTGGAAGAAGTCGTGGGCGAGGGAGGGCCCGATCCTGCTCTCCCACATCTGGCGCACCCGCACCCGCGCGGGGAGGAGACCCTGCCCCAGTGGCACGCCCGAGTGGAGGCTGACCTTGCGCGCAGCCAGGCATTCTTCCGCCGCGTGCTCGGCCGGCCGGTCAGCGCGTTCGCGTTCCCCTTCGGCGCCGCGGACCACCCCACCAACGATCCCGCCATCCCCGAGCAGATCAGCCGGGTGCTGCGACGCGCCGGCTTTCGGCTGGCCTTCGCCAGCGAGGCCGTGCCCCGGAAGCAGGGAGAGCTGGAGATCCCGGTGA
- a CDS encoding polysaccharide deacetylase family protein, which translates to MDTIPRRQRWLAFVLPLVLLGGLAAVTGRADADPAQTVVSLTFDDGNADQYNARPILSSHGMHGTFFVNSGRIDTTSGFLTLPQLQDLAADGNEIGGHTVQHADLPALDSDEAKREVCNDRANLFDWGFQPTSFAYPYGHANGLVEQIVAGCGYNSARQVGDILSPASGGCSGCPFAETIPPADPYYTRAPDSVDSTWTLGDLQTLVTDAESHGGGWVQLIFHHVCNGCATSHSVTPENLGAFLDWLQPRAARGTTVRMVQEVVGAAVQPPVPGPVPPAGQPLQNPSLEADGNGDGTPDCWSAGMFGNNAATWTRTSDAHSGGDAQRVDITAYTSGDRKLVVSQDLGACSPTVAPGHRQLLTSWYKSTRPTQFVVFYRDQAGKWFYWASSPMFPASGTWTQARWTTPGVPSQAAGLSFGLNLAAVGSLTTDDYALADAGTAPPTVQTAVGDNPSLETDNNADNVPDCYQLGASGANTAAWTRTSDARSGGYAERVDITTYASGDRKLVMRQDASGCAPVVISGHSYQLSAWYKGGPARFVAYYRDAGGAWRYWTQSPIQAAQGSWTQAAWTTPAIPAGATALSFGLNLAQVGSLTTDDYAIGDFTQGLQPQTATSATDGDGSAAD; encoded by the coding sequence ATGGACACCATCCCGCGGCGTCAGCGCTGGCTGGCCTTCGTGCTACCGCTCGTGCTGCTCGGCGGACTCGCTGCGGTCACGGGACGGGCAGACGCCGATCCCGCCCAGACTGTCGTGTCGCTCACGTTCGACGACGGGAACGCGGACCAGTACAACGCGCGACCGATCCTCTCCAGTCACGGCATGCACGGCACCTTCTTCGTGAACTCCGGCCGGATCGACACGACGTCGGGCTTCCTCACCCTGCCGCAGCTCCAAGACCTCGCCGCCGACGGCAACGAGATTGGCGGACACACCGTGCAGCACGCCGACCTCCCCGCCCTCGATTCCGACGAGGCCAAGCGGGAGGTCTGCAACGACCGGGCGAACCTGTTCGACTGGGGCTTCCAGCCGACCAGCTTCGCCTACCCCTACGGGCACGCGAACGGCCTCGTTGAGCAGATCGTGGCCGGCTGCGGCTACAACTCGGCACGGCAGGTCGGTGACATCCTCTCGCCCGCCAGCGGCGGATGCTCCGGTTGCCCGTTCGCCGAGACGATCCCACCAGCCGATCCGTACTACACACGCGCTCCGGACTCGGTGGACAGCACCTGGACGCTCGGCGACCTCCAGACGCTGGTCACCGATGCGGAGAGCCACGGCGGCGGGTGGGTCCAGCTCATCTTCCACCACGTCTGCAACGGCTGCGCGACCTCCCACTCGGTCACGCCGGAGAACCTGGGTGCGTTCCTGGACTGGCTGCAGCCCCGCGCGGCCCGGGGCACGACCGTCCGAATGGTCCAAGAGGTCGTCGGCGCTGCGGTGCAGCCCCCGGTGCCGGGTCCGGTGCCTCCAGCCGGCCAGCCGCTGCAGAACCCCTCCCTGGAGGCCGATGGCAACGGGGACGGTACGCCCGACTGCTGGTCGGCTGGCATGTTCGGCAACAACGCAGCCACCTGGACCAGGACGTCGGACGCGCACAGCGGCGGCGATGCTCAGCGAGTCGACATCACCGCATACACCTCTGGCGACCGTAAGCTGGTGGTCTCGCAAGACCTCGGCGCCTGCTCCCCGACCGTGGCCCCCGGCCACCGTCAGCTCCTGACCTCGTGGTACAAGAGCACAAGACCAACCCAGTTCGTCGTCTTCTACCGGGATCAGGCTGGCAAGTGGTTCTACTGGGCGTCGAGCCCGATGTTCCCGGCCTCCGGCACCTGGACCCAGGCGAGATGGACCACGCCGGGTGTCCCGAGCCAGGCCGCGGGTCTGAGCTTCGGGCTGAACCTGGCCGCCGTCGGCTCGCTCACTACTGACGACTACGCTCTGGCCGACGCCGGGACAGCGCCACCCACGGTTCAGACGGCTGTGGGGGACAACCCGTCGCTCGAGACCGACAACAACGCCGACAACGTCCCCGACTGCTACCAGCTCGGCGCGAGCGGTGCCAACACGGCCGCGTGGACCAGGACGTCGGACGCCCGCAGCGGCGGCTACGCCGAGCGCGTCGACATCACCACCTACGCCTCCGGCGACCGTAAGCTCGTGATGAGGCAGGACGCGAGCGGCTGCGCACCCGTGGTCATCTCGGGCCACAGCTATCAGCTCAGCGCGTGGTACAAGGGTGGGCCTGCCCGGTTCGTGGCGTACTACCGTGACGCTGGCGGGGCGTGGCGCTACTGGACCCAGAGCCCCATCCAGGCCGCCCAGGGGAGCTGGACCCAGGCCGCCTGGACGACGCCAGCCATACCCGCGGGAGCGACAGCCCTGAGCTTCGGGCTGAACCTCGCTCAGGTGGGCTCGCTCACGACCGATGACTACGCGATCGGAGACTTCACGCAGGGACTCCAGCCGCAGACCGCGACGTCCGCCACAGACGGAGACGGTAGCGCCGCTGACTGA